The proteins below are encoded in one region of Corvus hawaiiensis isolate bCorHaw1 chromosome 3, bCorHaw1.pri.cur, whole genome shotgun sequence:
- the LOC125323409 gene encoding uncharacterized protein LOC125323409 isoform X1, producing the protein MKKKGMETQKDEHPSVEKPVKKRSDGSKKPQATLPSSKRVKSTSDGRRLRRPKAQVTLPPAVEETEPLQKLYNLLEAKEFKTRMEGVALLLDLCKSRPQLVSTNTVQIFDYFVPRLGDTHKKVKQKALDVLAEIVGILKDGLNPVIICLVEGITNNLNSKDPGVYAAAVKALEESMAHLGKAEPWHGLSSSVSLPLRVKRTLSALTAVVVCGNLQLTSTRSCAGAVLTHQSPTRLECASAFPKSPRSPWLCAACLKRKCWTTALLEFKAKGIFGVCLGPS; encoded by the exons atgaagaagaaa GGGATGGAAACGCAGAAGGATGAACACCCATCTGTCgagaagcctgtgaagaagaggagcgatggctcgaagaagccccaggccacattgccttctagtaaacg ggTGAAGTCTACCTCTGATGGACGCCGCCTACGCCGCCCAAAAGCCCAGGTCACGTTACCTCCGGCTGTGGAAGAAACGGAGCCGCTCCAGAAGCTGTACaatctcctggaagccaaggagtttAAGACACGGATGGAAGGAGTGGCACTCCTCCTAGACCTGTGCAAAAGCCGCCCCCAGCTCGTCTCCACTAACACTGTCCAA atttttgattattttgtcccGAGACTTGGTGATACgcacaagaaagtgaagcagaaggcgCTGGACGTGCTGGCTGAAATCGTAGGCATCCTGAAAGATGGCTTAAACCCGGTGATCATCTGTCTGGttgaaggaataacaaacaaCCTAAACTCAAAGGACCCCGGGGTTTATGCCGCAGCTGTGAAAGCGCTGGAAGAATCCATGGCTCACTTAGgtaaggctgagccctggcatggactctcctcaagtgtgtctctgcctctgcgagtcaagagaacgctgagtgccttgacagctgttgttgtctgtggaaacctccagctgacatccaccagaagctgtgcaggtgcagtccTTACGCACCAGTCCCCCACCAGGCTTGAATGTGCatcagcatttcccaaaagtcccaggagcccttggctctgtgctgcttgtctgaagaggaagtgctggactacagctttgctggaattcaaggccaaagggatttttggagtttgCCTGGGCCCCAGTTGA
- the LOC125323409 gene encoding TOG array regulator of axonemal microtubules protein 2-like isoform X2: MKKKGMETQKDEHPSVEKPVKKRSDGSKKPQATLPSSKRVKSTSDGRRLRRPKAQVTLPPAVEETEPLQKLYNLLEAKEFKTRMEGVALLLDLCKSRPQLVSTNTVQIFDYFVPRLGDTHKKVKQKALDVLAEIVGILKDGLNPVIICLVEGITNNLNSKDPGVYAAAVKALEESMAHLDKVSLMKEFSHRRSELKGQALLDVTEHLSGMASPSKARGLPRQNLQGMPVNRH; the protein is encoded by the exons atgaagaagaaa GGGATGGAAACGCAGAAGGATGAACACCCATCTGTCgagaagcctgtgaagaagaggagcgatggctcgaagaagccccaggccacattgccttctagtaaacg ggTGAAGTCTACCTCTGATGGACGCCGCCTACGCCGCCCAAAAGCCCAGGTCACGTTACCTCCGGCTGTGGAAGAAACGGAGCCGCTCCAGAAGCTGTACaatctcctggaagccaaggagtttAAGACACGGATGGAAGGAGTGGCACTCCTCCTAGACCTGTGCAAAAGCCGCCCCCAGCTCGTCTCCACTAACACTGTCCAA atttttgattattttgtcccGAGACTTGGTGATACgcacaagaaagtgaagcagaaggcgCTGGACGTGCTGGCTGAAATCGTAGGCATCCTGAAAGATGGCTTAAACCCGGTGATCATCTGTCTGGttgaaggaataacaaacaaCCTAAACTCAAAGGACCCCGGGGTTTATGCCGCAGCTGTGAAAGCGCTGGAAGAATCCATGGCTCACTTAG ataaagtatccctgatgaaagagttcagccaccgcaggagtgaactgaagggccaagctctgctggatgtcacGGAGCATCTCTCAGGTATGGCCTCCCCTTCTAAGGCAAGAGGTCTTCcgaggcagaatttacaggGAATGCCAGTGAATAGACACTAG